Proteins encoded by one window of Streptomyces sp. ALI-76-A:
- the ppdK gene encoding pyruvate, phosphate dikinase, with the protein MKFVYDFTEGNKDLKDLLGGKGANLAEMTNLGLPVPPGFTITTEACKVYLDSGEEPAALRDEVSAHLDALEQRMGKKLGQADDPLLVSVRSGAKFSMPGMMDTVLNIGLSDTSVKGLAQQAGDERFAWDSYRRLIQMFGKTVLGVEGDLFEEALEAAKAAKKVTVDTELEAADLKKLVTTFKKIVKTEAGRDFPQDPREQMDLAIHAVFDSWNTDRAKLYRRQERIPHDLGTAVNVCSMVFGNLGPDSGTGVAFTRDPASGHQGVYGDYLQNAQGEDVVAGIRNTVPLAELETIDKKSYDQLMQIMETLENHYKDLCDIEFTIERGQLWMLQTRVGKRTAGAAFRIATQLVDQGLIDEAEALQRVTGAQLAQLMFPRFDEDTKVAQVGRGIAASPGAAVGKAVFDSYTAVKWSRSGEKVILVRRETNPDDLDGMIAAEGILTSRGGKTSHAAVVARGMGKTCVCGAEELEVDTKRRRMTVPGGHVVEEGDLISIDGSSGKVYLGEVPVVPSPVVEYFEGRMHAGADDADELVAAVHRIMAFADRKRRLRVRANADNAEDALRARRFGAQGIGLCRTEHMFLGDRRELVERLILADTEAEREESLKGLLPLQKKDFVELFEAMDGLPVTVRLLDPPLHEFLPDITELSVRVALAESRQEPHENELRLLQAVHRLHEQNPMLGLRGVRLGLVIPGLFTMQVRAIAEAAAERKAAKGDPRAEIMIPLVGTVQELEIVREEADQVVAEVQAATGTDLKLAIGTMIELPRAALTAGQIAEAAEFFSFGTNDLTQTVWGFSRDDVEASFFTAYLEKGIFGVSPFETIDKDGVGSLVKLAAEAGRATRPDLKLGVCGEHGGDPESVHFFHEVGLDYVSCSPFRIPVARLEAGRAASQSAGSDHR; encoded by the coding sequence GTGAAGTTCGTCTACGACTTCACCGAGGGCAACAAGGACCTCAAGGACCTGCTCGGCGGCAAGGGCGCCAACCTCGCCGAGATGACCAACCTGGGTCTTCCCGTCCCGCCGGGCTTCACCATCACCACCGAGGCCTGCAAGGTCTACCTGGACAGCGGCGAGGAGCCGGCGGCACTGCGTGACGAGGTGAGTGCGCACCTCGACGCGCTGGAGCAGCGCATGGGCAAGAAGCTGGGCCAGGCCGACGACCCGCTGCTGGTGTCCGTCCGCTCGGGCGCGAAGTTCTCCATGCCCGGGATGATGGACACGGTCCTCAACATCGGCCTCTCCGACACCTCAGTCAAGGGCCTCGCCCAGCAGGCCGGCGACGAGCGCTTCGCGTGGGACTCCTACCGCCGCCTCATCCAGATGTTCGGCAAGACGGTCCTCGGCGTCGAGGGCGACCTCTTCGAGGAGGCGCTGGAAGCGGCGAAGGCGGCCAAGAAGGTCACGGTCGACACCGAACTGGAGGCCGCGGACCTCAAGAAGCTGGTCACCACGTTCAAGAAGATCGTCAAGACCGAGGCAGGCCGGGACTTCCCGCAGGACCCGCGCGAGCAGATGGACCTCGCCATCCACGCGGTCTTCGACTCCTGGAACACCGACCGCGCCAAGCTGTACCGCCGCCAGGAGCGCATCCCGCACGACCTCGGCACCGCGGTCAACGTCTGCTCGATGGTCTTCGGCAACCTCGGCCCGGACTCCGGCACCGGTGTCGCCTTCACCCGCGACCCCGCCTCCGGCCACCAGGGCGTCTACGGCGACTACCTGCAGAACGCCCAGGGCGAGGACGTGGTCGCGGGCATCCGCAACACCGTCCCCCTCGCCGAGCTGGAGACGATCGACAAGAAGTCGTACGACCAGCTGATGCAGATCATGGAGACCCTGGAGAACCACTACAAGGACCTCTGCGACATCGAGTTCACCATCGAGCGCGGTCAGCTGTGGATGCTCCAGACCCGTGTCGGCAAGCGCACGGCGGGCGCGGCCTTCCGCATCGCCACCCAGCTCGTCGACCAGGGCCTGATCGACGAGGCCGAGGCGCTCCAGCGGGTCACGGGCGCCCAGCTCGCGCAGCTGATGTTCCCCCGCTTCGACGAGGACACGAAGGTCGCGCAGGTCGGCCGGGGCATCGCGGCCTCGCCGGGCGCGGCGGTCGGCAAGGCGGTCTTCGACTCGTACACCGCGGTGAAGTGGTCGCGTTCGGGCGAGAAGGTCATCCTGGTCCGCCGCGAGACGAACCCCGACGACCTGGACGGCATGATCGCGGCCGAGGGCATCCTGACCTCGCGCGGCGGCAAGACCTCCCACGCGGCCGTGGTCGCGCGCGGCATGGGCAAGACCTGCGTGTGCGGTGCGGAGGAGCTGGAGGTCGACACGAAGCGCCGGCGGATGACGGTGCCGGGCGGGCATGTGGTGGAGGAGGGCGACCTCATCTCCATCGACGGTTCGAGCGGCAAGGTGTACCTCGGTGAGGTCCCGGTCGTCCCGTCACCGGTCGTCGAGTACTTCGAGGGCCGGATGCACGCGGGCGCCGACGACGCCGACGAACTGGTGGCCGCGGTGCACCGGATCATGGCGTTCGCGGACCGCAAGCGCCGGCTGCGGGTCCGCGCCAACGCGGACAACGCGGAGGACGCGCTGCGCGCCCGTCGCTTCGGCGCCCAGGGCATCGGCCTGTGCCGTACGGAGCACATGTTCCTCGGTGACCGGCGCGAGCTGGTGGAACGGCTGATCCTGGCGGACACGGAGGCGGAGCGCGAGGAGTCCCTGAAGGGGCTGCTGCCCCTGCAGAAGAAGGACTTCGTCGAACTCTTCGAGGCGATGGACGGCCTGCCGGTGACGGTCCGGCTGCTGGACCCGCCGCTGCACGAGTTCCTCCCGGACATCACCGAGCTGTCGGTCCGCGTGGCGCTGGCCGAGTCCCGCCAGGAGCCGCACGAGAACGAGCTGCGCCTGCTCCAGGCGGTGCACCGCCTGCACGAGCAGAACCCGATGCTGGGTCTGCGGGGCGTGCGGCTGGGCCTGGTGATCCCCGGCCTGTTCACCATGCAGGTACGGGCCATCGCGGAGGCGGCGGCCGAGCGCAAGGCGGCGAAGGGCGACCCGCGCGCGGAGATCATGATCCCGCTGGTGGGCACGGTCCAGGAGCTGGAGATCGTCCGCGAGGAGGCCGACCAGGTCGTCGCGGAGGTCCAGGCGGCGACGGGGACGGACCTGAAGCTGGCGATCGGCACGATGATCGAGCTGCCCCGGGCGGCGCTGACCGCGGGCCAGATCGCGGAGGCGGCGGAGTTCTTCTCCTTCGGCACCAACGACCTCACCCAGACGGTGTGGGGCTTCAGCCGCGACGACGTGGAGGCGAGCTTCTTCACGGCGTACCTGGAGAAGGGCATCTTCGGCGTCAGCCCCTTCGAGACGATCGACAAGGACGGCGTGGGGTCCCTGGTGAAGCTGGCCGCCGAGGCGGGCCGCGCCACCCGCCCCGACCTCAAGCTCGGTGTCTGCGGCGAACACGGCGGTGACCCGGAGTCGGTCCACTTCTTCCACGAGGTGGGACTCGACTACGTCTCCTGCTCGCCGTTCCGGATCCCGGTCGCGCGACTGGAGGCGGGGCGCGCGGCGTCGCAGTCGGCGGGGAGCGACCACCGGTAG
- a CDS encoding ROK family protein, giving the protein MTGRSGRTTRASGQASAGDLLELVRSGRATTRGALQQATGLSRATVGQRLDRLFRAGWLREGAGGPVDSPLGGRPSITLEFDDAHAVVLAADLDTRHARAALLSLTGEILAEQAGTAALADGPEAVLGQLGHWFAELLAKAGHRADEVCGIGLAVPGPVDTGTGRVVQPPIMPGWDGYDIRGRLARSFSEHTGAATVPVLVDNDANLMAYGEQRASHPDCSAFVLVKVSTGIGAGVVVDGSIYRGVDGGAGDLGHIRVPAGAQALCRCGSYGCLAAVASGGAVARRLAETGVPAASGSDVRDLLAAGHPEAAAFAREAGRQVGDVLATVVTLLNPGVLMIAGDLAGTPFLTGVRELLYQRALPRSTARLEVVTSRLGDRAGLVGGGALVVEHLYAPERVEERLAALGV; this is encoded by the coding sequence ATGACCGGACGGTCCGGCAGGACGACCCGAGCGAGCGGCCAGGCGAGCGCCGGAGACCTGCTCGAACTGGTGCGCAGCGGCCGCGCCACCACCCGGGGCGCGCTCCAGCAGGCCACCGGCCTCTCCCGCGCCACCGTGGGCCAGCGTCTCGACCGTCTCTTCCGCGCGGGCTGGCTGCGCGAGGGCGCCGGGGGCCCGGTCGACTCCCCTCTCGGCGGGCGGCCCTCCATCACCCTGGAGTTCGACGACGCCCACGCCGTGGTCCTCGCCGCCGACCTGGACACCCGGCACGCGCGCGCGGCCCTGCTCTCCCTGACCGGCGAGATCCTCGCCGAGCAGGCGGGCACGGCGGCCCTCGCGGACGGCCCCGAGGCGGTGCTCGGCCAACTCGGCCACTGGTTCGCCGAGCTCCTGGCGAAGGCGGGCCACCGGGCGGACGAGGTCTGCGGCATCGGTCTCGCGGTGCCCGGTCCCGTCGACACCGGTACCGGCCGGGTCGTGCAGCCGCCGATCATGCCCGGCTGGGACGGCTACGACATCCGGGGCCGCCTGGCCCGCTCGTTCAGCGAGCACACGGGGGCCGCGACGGTCCCGGTCCTGGTCGACAACGACGCGAACCTGATGGCGTACGGAGAGCAGCGCGCCTCCCACCCCGACTGCTCGGCGTTCGTGCTGGTCAAGGTCTCCACGGGGATCGGCGCGGGAGTCGTCGTCGACGGCTCGATCTACCGGGGCGTCGACGGGGGAGCGGGCGACCTCGGCCACATCCGGGTCCCGGCCGGCGCCCAGGCGCTGTGCCGGTGCGGCTCCTACGGCTGTCTGGCCGCCGTCGCCAGCGGCGGCGCCGTGGCCCGCAGACTCGCGGAGACCGGGGTGCCGGCGGCGTCCGGCTCGGACGTCCGGGATCTGCTGGCGGCCGGGCATCCGGAGGCGGCGGCGTTCGCGCGGGAGGCGGGGCGGCAGGTCGGGGACGTGCTGGCGACGGTGGTGACCCTGCTGAACCCCGGTGTACTGATGATCGCCGGGGACCTGGCCGGGACGCCGTTCCTGACCGGTGTGCGGGAACTGCTGTACCAGCGGGCCCTGCCGCGCTCCACCGCCCGGCTGGAGGTCGTCACCTCGCGGCTCGGGGACCGGGCCGGGCTGGTCGGGGGCGGGGCGCTGGTCGTGGAGCACCTGTACGCGCCGGAGCGGGTGGAGGAACGGCTGGCCGCGCTGGGGGTGTGA
- a CDS encoding glycogen debranching N-terminal domain-containing protein, with amino-acid sequence MTDRHHLLVRGGTFAAVGDGGDISGVRGGSAPDGLFVRDARHLSRWQLTVDGAVPEALSPVADGDTARCVLVPRGGRQEPPAYTLFREQAVSDGAFVESLRVTSNRPVPTTVRLAVTADADFTDQFELRSDHRTYTKIGATRSRQVLDDGVEFAYQRGAWRSCTTVTAEPAPDGVEETGTGARRLVWTLDLEPHGSAELTLRVMARPHGDRRALRVPRSPAALNDQLLALEGEFAEGVAFPTGWPELAAACARGLADLASLQVPATGPDGEELRVPAAGAPWFLTLLGRDALLTSLFALPYRPGLAAATLPALAATQATDTVPESVAQPGKIVHEVRHGELAHFGQVPYGRYYGSVDATPLFLVLLGSYVEQTGDAALARRLEPHARAAIGWMLDHGGLTSRGYLVYRADQGGLANQNWKDSPGAICSADGTRASGPVMAAGAQGYAYDALRRTAWVARTVWGDETYAALLEQAAGDLRDRFQRDFWMADRSFPALALDGEGRQVDALASDAGHLLWSGLLDKEYGEEVGRRLLDPDFFSGWGVRTLAAGQSAYHPLSYHRGSVWPHDNALITLGLARYGLHDEARSVAHALVDAATATGHRLPEVVAGYGRDTHAEPVPYPHACVRESRSAAAPLALLTAVGGA; translated from the coding sequence ATGACGGACCGGCATCATCTGCTCGTGCGTGGCGGGACGTTCGCCGCCGTCGGCGACGGCGGCGACATCAGCGGCGTGCGGGGCGGCAGTGCCCCGGACGGCTTGTTCGTGCGGGACGCCCGGCATCTGAGCCGCTGGCAGCTCACCGTCGACGGCGCGGTGCCCGAGGCGCTGTCACCGGTCGCCGACGGGGACACCGCGCGCTGTGTGCTGGTGCCGCGCGGCGGCCGCCAGGAGCCGCCCGCGTACACGCTCTTCCGTGAACAGGCCGTCTCGGACGGCGCGTTCGTCGAGTCGCTGCGGGTGACCAGCAACCGCCCGGTGCCGACGACGGTCCGGCTCGCGGTCACCGCGGACGCCGACTTCACCGACCAGTTCGAGCTGCGCTCCGACCACCGCACCTACACCAAGATCGGCGCCACCCGCTCCCGCCAGGTCCTCGACGACGGCGTGGAGTTCGCCTACCAGCGCGGTGCGTGGCGTTCCTGTACGACGGTGACGGCCGAACCGGCTCCGGACGGCGTCGAGGAGACCGGCACCGGCGCCCGGCGCCTGGTGTGGACGCTGGACCTGGAGCCGCACGGTTCGGCGGAGCTGACGCTGCGCGTCATGGCCCGCCCGCACGGCGACCGGCGGGCCCTGCGGGTACCGCGCTCCCCGGCCGCGCTGAACGACCAGCTCCTCGCGCTGGAGGGCGAGTTCGCGGAGGGCGTGGCCTTCCCGACGGGCTGGCCGGAGCTGGCGGCGGCCTGCGCGCGCGGTCTCGCGGACCTCGCCTCGCTCCAGGTCCCGGCGACCGGCCCGGACGGCGAGGAGCTGCGCGTACCGGCCGCCGGAGCCCCCTGGTTCCTGACCCTGCTGGGCCGGGACGCACTCCTCACCTCGCTGTTCGCACTCCCCTACCGGCCGGGGCTGGCCGCCGCGACGCTGCCCGCGCTCGCCGCGACCCAGGCGACGGACACCGTTCCGGAGTCGGTCGCGCAGCCCGGCAAGATCGTGCACGAGGTGCGGCACGGGGAGCTGGCCCACTTCGGGCAGGTGCCGTACGGCCGTTACTACGGCTCGGTGGACGCGACCCCGCTGTTCCTCGTCCTGCTCGGCTCGTACGTCGAGCAGACCGGTGACGCGGCGCTGGCCCGCCGCCTGGAGCCGCACGCCCGCGCGGCGATCGGCTGGATGCTGGACCACGGCGGCCTGACGTCGCGCGGCTATCTGGTCTACCGCGCCGACCAGGGCGGACTGGCCAACCAGAACTGGAAGGACTCCCCCGGCGCCATCTGCTCGGCCGACGGCACCCGGGCGAGCGGCCCGGTGATGGCGGCGGGCGCCCAGGGGTACGCGTACGACGCGCTGCGCCGTACGGCGTGGGTGGCGCGCACGGTGTGGGGCGACGAGACGTACGCGGCGCTGCTGGAGCAGGCGGCCGGTGATCTGCGCGACCGCTTCCAGCGGGACTTCTGGATGGCGGACCGCTCCTTCCCGGCGCTCGCGCTGGACGGGGAGGGCCGCCAGGTGGACGCGCTCGCCTCGGACGCCGGGCACCTGCTGTGGTCGGGCCTGCTGGACAAGGAGTACGGGGAGGAGGTGGGCCGGCGGCTGCTGGACCCGGACTTCTTCTCCGGCTGGGGCGTGCGCACCCTGGCCGCGGGCCAGTCGGCGTACCACCCGCTCTCGTACCACCGCGGTTCGGTCTGGCCGCACGACAACGCGCTGATCACGCTCGGGCTCGCCCGCTACGGCCTGCACGACGAGGCCCGCTCGGTGGCCCACGCCCTGGTCGACGCGGCGACGGCGACCGGCCACCGGCTTCCGGAGGTCGTCGCGGGCTACGGCCGCGACACCCACGCCGAGCCGGTCCCCTACCCGCACGCGTGCGTACGGGAGTCCCGCTCGGCGGCGGCCCCGCTGGCGCTGCTCACGGCGGTCGGGGGCGCCTGA
- a CDS encoding sulfatase-like hydrolase/transferase → MPVFTRFRRPPDTADDPASGIAVSAVEPGETAPGEAASAAGASPTEGSPAGASRGARLRARLAHWRSWRARHPTAARVLYWTTTALAAVLVLGALLLPNRIVALQPNRFTRLPVEAIIGAAVLLALPRRPRVVLAAFSGAVLGALTILNVLDMGFIEYLGRGFNLVLDWGLLDDAQAYVEDSMGRTTAVGATVGAVVLVVLLLVVMALATVRLSELLVRDTRVATRSILVAGVVWITCSSLGLQNNGMPIASERAAGALKLQARRVTDTVRDEAAFAKEAKADRFGATPAGRLLPDLRGKDVIFTFIESYGRSALEDPVIAPGVVRTLDTGTAALEKAGFHARSGWLTSATYGGSSWLGHSTTMSGLWIDNQQRYRTVMAGDHLSLTKAFQKTGAWDTVGVMPGVQKGWPEQRFYGLDKVYNAFQLGYRGPKFSWSTMPDQYALEAFQRLVHGKKRDRPLMSEIILTSSHQPWAPIPELVDWDRLGDGSVFGPIQQAGVDPSDVLTDSTRSKEEYGRSVQYSVTSLIQWLERYGTDDTVLVFLGDHQPIARVSGRGASRDVPVTVVAKDPEVLEKIASWNWTEGLKPASDAPVWKMSAFRDRFLTAYGSTPRPATD, encoded by the coding sequence GTGCCTGTCTTCACGCGCTTTCGCCGGCCGCCGGACACGGCCGACGACCCCGCCTCCGGCATAGCGGTGAGCGCGGTGGAGCCCGGGGAGACCGCACCCGGCGAGGCCGCATCCGCCGCCGGCGCCTCCCCCACCGAGGGCTCCCCCGCCGGTGCCTCCCGCGGAGCGCGCCTTCGAGCCCGCCTCGCCCACTGGCGTTCCTGGCGCGCCCGCCACCCCACCGCCGCCCGCGTCCTCTACTGGACGACCACCGCGCTGGCCGCCGTCCTCGTCCTCGGCGCGCTCCTGCTGCCGAACAGGATCGTCGCCCTGCAACCCAACCGGTTCACGCGGCTGCCGGTGGAGGCGATCATCGGGGCGGCCGTGCTGCTCGCGCTGCCGCGCCGGCCGCGGGTGGTCCTGGCGGCGTTCTCCGGCGCGGTCCTCGGCGCGCTGACGATCCTCAACGTCCTCGACATGGGGTTCATCGAGTACCTCGGCCGGGGCTTCAACCTCGTCCTGGACTGGGGTCTGCTGGACGACGCGCAGGCGTACGTCGAGGACTCGATGGGCCGGACGACCGCCGTCGGCGCCACCGTCGGGGCCGTCGTCCTCGTGGTGCTCCTGTTGGTGGTCATGGCCCTGGCGACGGTCCGGCTGAGCGAGTTGCTGGTGCGGGACACGCGGGTCGCCACCCGGTCCATCCTCGTCGCGGGCGTCGTCTGGATCACCTGCTCCTCCCTCGGCCTCCAGAACAACGGCATGCCGATCGCCTCCGAACGCGCCGCCGGCGCCCTCAAGCTCCAGGCCCGGCGGGTCACGGACACCGTCCGGGACGAGGCCGCGTTCGCGAAGGAGGCCAAGGCCGACCGGTTCGGCGCCACCCCGGCCGGCCGGCTGCTGCCGGACCTGCGCGGCAAGGACGTGATCTTCACCTTCATCGAGAGCTACGGCCGCAGCGCGCTGGAGGACCCGGTCATCGCACCCGGCGTGGTGCGGACCCTCGACACCGGCACCGCCGCGCTGGAGAAGGCCGGTTTCCACGCCCGGAGCGGGTGGCTGACCTCGGCGACCTACGGCGGCAGCAGCTGGCTCGGCCACTCCACCACCATGTCCGGCCTGTGGATCGACAACCAGCAGCGCTACCGCACGGTCATGGCCGGCGACCATCTCAGCCTCACCAAGGCGTTCCAGAAGACCGGCGCCTGGGACACGGTCGGCGTGATGCCCGGCGTGCAGAAGGGCTGGCCCGAGCAGAGGTTCTACGGCCTCGACAAGGTCTACAACGCCTTCCAGCTGGGCTACCGGGGGCCGAAGTTCAGCTGGTCGACGATGCCGGACCAGTACGCGCTGGAGGCGTTCCAGCGGCTGGTGCACGGCAAGAAGCGGGACCGGCCGCTGATGTCGGAGATCATCCTGACCTCCAGCCACCAGCCCTGGGCCCCCATCCCGGAGCTGGTCGACTGGGACCGGCTCGGCGACGGGTCGGTCTTCGGCCCGATCCAGCAGGCGGGCGTCGACCCGTCGGACGTCCTGACCGACTCCACCCGGTCCAAGGAGGAGTACGGCAGGTCCGTCCAGTACTCCGTCACCAGCCTCATCCAGTGGCTGGAGCGCTACGGCACCGACGACACGGTCCTGGTCTTCCTCGGCGACCACCAGCCGATCGCCCGGGTCAGCGGCCGCGGCGCGAGCCGGGACGTACCGGTCACCGTCGTCGCCAAGGACCCGGAGGTCCTCGAAAAGATCGCCTCCTGGAACTGGACCGAGGGCCTGAAGCCCGCCTCGGACGCCCCGGTGTGGAAGATGAGCGCGTTCCGCGACCGCTTCCTGACGGCGTACGGATCGACGCCTCGTCCGGCGACGGACTAG
- the dusB gene encoding tRNA dihydrouridine synthase DusB, translated as MTLPLSIGPHAVAPPVVLAPMAGITNAPFRTLCREFSGGKGLFVSEMITTRALVERNEKTMQLIHFDATEKPRSIQLYGVDPATVGKAVRMIAEEGLADHIDLNFGCPVPKVTRKGGGSALPYKRNLLRAILREAVSGAGDLPVTMKMRKGIDDDHITYLDAGRIAVEEGVTAIALHGRTAAQHYGGTADWDAIARLKEHVPEIPVLGNGDIWSAEDALRMVRETGCDGVVVGRGCLGRPWLFADLVAAFEGRDEDIARPSLREVAEVMVRHATLLGEWIGDEARGVIDFRKHVAWYLKGFAVGSEMRKRLAVTSSLAELRSGLDELDLDQPWPVGADGPRGRTSGNNRVVLPDGWLKDPYDCAGIGEDAELDTSGG; from the coding sequence ATGACCCTTCCGCTCTCGATCGGCCCGCACGCCGTCGCACCGCCCGTGGTCCTGGCGCCGATGGCCGGGATCACCAACGCGCCGTTCCGCACCCTGTGCCGGGAGTTCAGCGGCGGCAAGGGCCTGTTCGTGAGCGAGATGATCACGACCCGGGCGTTGGTCGAGCGCAACGAGAAGACCATGCAGCTGATCCACTTCGACGCGACCGAGAAGCCGCGCTCGATCCAGCTGTACGGCGTCGACCCGGCGACCGTCGGCAAGGCCGTCCGCATGATCGCGGAGGAGGGCCTCGCCGACCACATCGACCTGAACTTCGGCTGCCCGGTCCCGAAGGTGACCCGGAAGGGCGGCGGCTCCGCGCTGCCGTACAAGCGCAACCTGCTGCGGGCCATCCTGCGCGAGGCCGTCAGCGGCGCCGGGGACCTCCCGGTCACGATGAAGATGCGCAAGGGCATCGACGACGACCACATCACCTACCTGGACGCCGGCCGCATCGCCGTCGAGGAGGGCGTGACGGCCATCGCGCTGCACGGCCGCACCGCCGCCCAGCACTACGGCGGCACCGCCGACTGGGACGCCATCGCCCGCCTGAAGGAGCACGTGCCGGAGATCCCCGTGCTGGGCAACGGCGACATCTGGTCGGCCGAGGACGCGCTGCGCATGGTGCGGGAGACGGGCTGCGACGGAGTGGTCGTGGGGCGCGGCTGCCTGGGGCGGCCGTGGCTGTTCGCGGACCTGGTGGCGGCGTTCGAGGGGCGTGACGAGGACATCGCGCGGCCCTCCCTGCGCGAGGTCGCCGAGGTCATGGTCCGGCACGCCACCCTGCTCGGCGAGTGGATCGGCGACGAGGCGCGCGGAGTCATCGACTTCCGCAAGCACGTCGCCTGGTACCTGAAGGGCTTCGCGGTCGGCTCGGAGATGCGCAAGCGGCTCGCGGTCACCTCGTCGCTGGCCGAACTCCGCTCAGGGCTGGACGAGCTGGACCTCGACCAGCCCTGGCCCGTCGGCGCCGACGGACCCCGGGGACGCACGTCCGGCAACAACCGGGTGGTGCTCCCGGACGGCTGGCTGAAGGACCCGTACGACTGCGCGGGGATCGGCGAGGACGCGGAACTGGACACCTCCGGAGGCTGA